One stretch of Methanocellales archaeon DNA includes these proteins:
- the rsmA gene encoding 16S rRNA (adenine(1518)-N(6)/adenine(1519)-N(6))-dimethyltransferase RsmA, with the protein MGDQHFLIDEKVIDRIIRYAELDGKETVLEIGAGTGNLTKNLAKNAANVIAIESDHRLVEVLDDLSLTNVKMIHGDALQVVFPKFDKVVSNLPYSISSDITFKLLKHDFTLGILMYQHEFAKRMMATTDTENYGRLSVVTQYLAETQILEIVPKTAFYPQAEVKSAIVRLVPRTQNLDRDFFLDFVAAMFTQRRKQMKNAILNAAHMLNLGDARKLIDMLPRDLMSKRPEKLYPEELAALSNLIYGARYEYPV; encoded by the coding sequence TTGGGGGATCAACACTTTTTAATCGATGAGAAAGTGATAGATCGAATCATCAGATATGCTGAGTTAGATGGCAAGGAGACCGTTCTAGAGATCGGAGCTGGCACAGGTAACCTGACGAAAAACTTAGCAAAAAACGCTGCAAATGTAATCGCAATCGAATCGGACCATCGCCTGGTAGAGGTGCTGGACGATCTTTCACTCACAAACGTCAAGATGATTCACGGCGATGCCCTTCAAGTGGTATTTCCAAAGTTTGACAAAGTCGTGTCAAATCTGCCTTATTCCATCTCCTCCGATATCACCTTCAAGCTCCTCAAACATGACTTCACGCTCGGCATCTTGATGTATCAACATGAATTCGCAAAAAGAATGATGGCAACCACCGACACGGAAAATTATGGCCGCTTATCCGTCGTAACACAGTATTTGGCCGAGACCCAAATTCTGGAAATCGTGCCAAAGACAGCGTTCTATCCGCAGGCAGAGGTGAAATCTGCCATAGTAAGACTGGTGCCGCGAACTCAAAACCTAGATAGGGATTTTTTCCTTGACTTTGTGGCTGCGATGTTTACGCAGCGAAGAAAGCAGATGAAAAATGCAATCCTCAATGCGGCCCACATGCTGAACCTGGGGGACGCGAGAAAACTCATCGATATGCTGCCCCGGGACCTGATGTCTAAACGACCGGAAAAATTGTATCCGGAAGAACTGGCTGCTTTATCCAATTTGATCTATGGTGCGCGCTATGAATATCCTGTATAG
- a CDS encoding methyltransferase, whose protein sequence is MNILYRDKEILILPKVYEPAEDSFLMVEAVLREVQKSDRVLEIGTGSGIISMFVKDIAQVIATDIGPQAVKCAKLNGIDVIRTDLFDGINFRAKFDLIVFNPPYLPSEEQKTDMDVLWDGGGSGRTTINRFLDRVKDYLAEDGRILLLASSLTGIEQITARMESLGLVVDEIMSEKHFFERLVVLRGFLRR, encoded by the coding sequence ATGAATATCCTGTATAGGGACAAAGAGATCCTAATACTGCCAAAGGTTTATGAACCTGCTGAGGACTCGTTCCTGATGGTAGAAGCGGTCTTGAGAGAGGTGCAAAAATCAGACAGGGTTTTAGAGATCGGAACCGGTTCTGGAATCATCTCGATGTTCGTTAAAGACATTGCACAGGTGATTGCCACTGATATCGGTCCACAAGCCGTGAAATGCGCCAAATTGAACGGCATAGACGTCATAAGGACAGATTTGTTTGACGGGATCAACTTCAGGGCAAAATTCGACTTGATAGTGTTCAATCCACCCTACCTGCCTTCCGAAGAGCAAAAGACCGACATGGATGTTTTATGGGACGGAGGGGGCAGCGGTCGGACGACCATCAACCGTTTTTTGGACCGAGTGAAGGATTATCTGGCAGAAGACGGGCGAATATTGCTGCTGGCATCTTCACTGACAGGCATCGAGCAGATCACAGCGAGAATGGAGTCACTTGGCTTAGTGGTCGATGAAATCATGAGCGAAAAGCACTTCTTTGAAAGATTGGTCGTACTTCGGGGTTTCTTAAGAAGATAA
- a CDS encoding secondary thiamine-phosphate synthase enzyme YjbQ yields MTVLTREISFQTKGNVDIIDLTDKVAESLRESQLNDGILTAFVPGSTGAITTVEYEPGVLEDMKNALERMMPQGIEYKHNLRWGDGNGHSHVRASMMGPSLTVPFSNKKLLIGTWQQIVFIDLDVRPRSRRIIVQIMGE; encoded by the coding sequence ATGACCGTATTAACGAGGGAAATAAGCTTTCAGACGAAGGGGAACGTCGACATCATCGATCTCACCGATAAAGTTGCCGAATCCCTCAGGGAGTCCCAGCTGAATGACGGAATTTTAACGGCCTTCGTGCCTGGCTCTACTGGCGCCATAACAACGGTAGAGTATGAACCAGGAGTTCTGGAAGATATGAAAAATGCACTGGAACGAATGATGCCCCAGGGCATAGAATACAAGCACAATCTCAGGTGGGGAGATGGCAACGGGCACTCTCACGTGAGAGCGTCCATGATGGGGCCAAGTTTGACCGTTCCCTTCTCGAACAAAAAATTGCTGATAGGCACATGGCAGCAAATCGTTTTCATAGACCTGGACGTAAGGCCCAGATCGCGCAGGATCATCGTACAGATTATGGGGGAGTGA